CCCTCGAACCGACACACTGGATGAATGCTATACTGTTGATTTTCGGTAGAGCTTTTTTCTTGCAAAGAATTTCAAACTCCGTTAGGGTCACGACGTTTTCATAGAGATCATATCCATACAGTCCTTCTGGTATGTACTCGATTGCGCCCGTTGCGACGATGATGACGCCAACCTTGTCCTTTATCTCCTTCCCATTTGCATCGATCACGATGTTGTAATTACCGATGAACCCTTCGACTGATACAAGCCTTGAATTGAGACATTTAATGATGTTGGCATTCGCCATTACCTTGTCGATGAGTGGTTTTATCGTCTCCATCGCATCCTTGCCGCCAAGGTATAGGTTATTCAAGTTTCGCACGAAACCTCCAAATTCACTCTCCTTTTCCACCAGGTACACAGGGAAACCCTGCTGTGCGATAGAGAGTGCGGCAACCATGCCTGAGACGCCCCCTCCGATGACAAGCGCCTTCGGTTCGACTTCGATCTTTGCCTCTTCCTGAGGTTGCAGAAGCCTGACTCTTGCGACCCCCGCTCTCACCAGGTCTTTCGCTTTTTGTGTCGCTTTCTCCTTTTCTTTCATATGGACCCATGAACAATGCTCTCTGAGGTTTACGAACGTGAAGAGGTATTTGTTTAGACCAGCTTCCTCGCACACACCCTGGAAAAGAGGCGCATGCGTCCTCGGTGTGCAAGACGCAACGACGACACGGTTGAGTCTGTGTTCTTTTATCGCGTCCCTGATCGATGCTAGACCGTCTTCAGCGCAAGTATACAAATTGTTTGTCGCGAAGACTACACCAGGAAGTGTTTTTGCATATTCGACGACGGCGGGAACGTCCACAAAGCCGCCGATGTTCGTTCCACAATGACATATAAACACACCGATTCTCACAGGTTCTTCATTCATGCGAACACCCTCGACTCGAGAAGCACTTCAGCGGCCTTTGCCGCTGCGGCCGATCCCTGCGCAACCGATTCCGGAATATCGGCTGGTCCAGCGCAGTATCCAGCAATAAAAATACCTGGCACATTCGTCTCGACAGGTGCTAGTATTCGATCTTTCGATTTAATAAATCCGAATTCATCAAGGGTTAGTCCCAAGACTTTCGCGAGTTCGGCAGTCCCCGGCCTCGGAACGAGTGTCGTCGCTAAGACAACCATATCGAATGCCCTGCGCTCAGGTCGCCCAGCGACATCATAAGAAACAATGGGATCGTGATTCTCCGTTTCTTCCTGCACTGTGCCGTCGGAATTGATGTATTCAACACCATAATCCGTCTTTGCCCTCACCACGTACTCGTAGAAGCCCTTTGCACATGACCTCATATCTTTATAGAAAATTGTTGCTTTGATCTCCTCATCGTGTTCCTTTGCCAGCATCGCCTCCTTGGTTGAGTGCATGCAACAGACAGCGCAGCAGTATGGGTGGTTCAACTGCACATTTCTGGAACCAACGCATTGGATGAACGCGATTTTCTTAGGCCCTTTCCCATCCGACCGCCTTTTGATATGGCCTCCAGTGGGACCAGCGGCATTGATCATCCTCTCATATTCCATCGCAGTGAAAACATTCGGGAATCTCCCGTAGCCATATTCAGACGCGATCTTTGGATCCCAGACGTCGAAGCCGGTTGCGACGATGATTGCGCCTACTTCCAGTTCAATAAGTTGATCTTTCATGTCGTAATCGATTGCATCCCTTTTGCAGACCTTCTTACATACACCGCATTTGCCTTCAGTTAGGTACTTGCAGTGGTTTCTGTCGATTGTTGCAACCCTCGGAACAGCCTGCAGAAACGGCATGTAGATCGCCCTTCGTGTTGTGAGACCCATTTCGAACTCGTTCGGAATGTCCTTAGTGGGGCACTTCTGAAAACACTCACCACAACCGGTGCACTTATCTTCATCAACATAACGTGCCTTCTTCAGCACCTTAACCCTGAAATGGCCCTTGCTACCCTCCAGACCGACGACTTCGGAATAAGTCAAAACATTAATGTTTGGGTGTCCGTAGCAGTCAGCCATCTTTGGCGCAAGAATGCATATGGAACAGTCGTTCGTTGGGAAAGTCTTGTCGAGCTGAGCCATTCGCCCCCCTATGCTGGGCTCTTTCTCGACAAGATGTACGATCACACCTTTGTCCGCCAGATCCAGAGACGCTTGTATGCCGGCGACACCTCCACCGATCACCAATACAGCCCTTTCCAAATCAATTCCCTCCGTTCTCTCTTATTTTCTCACACAAGTTTGAATTAAGACCTTTACGGTGGTCTTTTCCAAAGAAATCGAAATTTGACGATGAATATCCGCACAGTTCGAGCGACTCCCTAAACCTAACACCAGCGGTCATGCTGTCCCTAACCCCCGCCAGAGACATCATTTTGAGCCCCACTCAGCAGGTCTTTTCTTCTATCGACCAACAGATCCTTAAGTCCATTATCCCCTGACAATTCGACCACCCTCATCTTGAACGATTTTTTCTTAACGACTTCCCTTTCAAATCTCTGGCAATTTGGGTATGTGCAGGGTTGACACTTGCGCTCTGCACATGATAACTCGAGTAGAACATACCTTTGTCTCATTTTATCTGGTTCGGGTGCCGGTACTGATTCAAAAACTCGACTCGATATAACCTTTCCCTTTCCTTTTTCGCGGACAAAGCGCTGACAATTAGGATAGGTGCATGGGTTGCATTTTCTTTCGGCGCACGAGAGTTCGATCATCAAGTACCTGTTCTCTGGCTGGGGCGGATTGCTGTCGGCCATCATCGGTCACCTCCTCTCTGCAGCTGCTCGGCGAGGACGTTCCCGAATTCCCTCACGAGTATTTTCACCTTTTCATGAGGAACCGGAAGTTTTGGACTTTTTAGCAAGCAATTGAAATGAATCACGCATTTGGGGCAGAAGGTGAGCATCGTATCTGCTCCCGTTGCCGCCGCCTCGAGAAGTCGATCTAATTGCAGTTTTTGCGAGACTTCCCCGCAATTCGCAAATGCATTGACGCCGCAACAACCTGCCTTCTCCCTATTATTTTGCATTTCGATGAGCTCCATTCCTAGTGCACTGATGAGCTCCCGTGGCGGGTCATAGATACCGAGATGTCTTCCTAATCTGCATGAATCTTGGTAGGTAACTTTTTCTCCTTTCGGGTCGAAATTCAGTTTTCCGTTGTCAATGAGGTCAAGTAAATACTCAGACACGTGAACGAGTTCAAAGTCAAAATCACCAAGAAAGTCCTGGTAGTCGATTTCAAAGGTTCTCAGGCATTCAGGACATGAGAAAACGACTGTTTTGGCACCAGAGTTGCGGATCACTTCGACATTTTTATCCATTAACTTGAGCATCGTATCCTCATCACCTGCCCAGAGTAAATCGTGGCCACAACAGACCTCGTCGTTGCTTACAACCGGCTCGATCCCTGCGGCATTGAGCATCCTGACATAGCTACCTGGCGTATTCCTTAACTCGCCCGCCTTGTCGGAGAACAGTGTTCCCAGATGAACAGCGCAACCTGTGAAATAGAAAACGTCACCCTTTTCCTTGATTTTCATCTCAGGGGTAACCCATTTCAGTCTGTTCTGTCTGTTCCCTCTTGCCATGAGCCTCTGGTAGGTGTGCACCGCACCAGATTGAGAACAATCAGGCAAGTTTCCTGCCTTCATCGCTCTTGTTCTCAGTCCCAGTATGAACCCTGAATAGTTCACCTCGTAGGGACACATATCGTTGCACATTTCACATGTGATGCAGGACCATATGTCTCTATCCCTGCTCAAGCTGTCTGAAACACCTTCGAGCGCTCTCAGTACAATCAGGCGTGGAGCAAACTTTGGATTGATGCGGGCGACTGGACAGACAGACGTGCATTTGCCGCATTCAACACAGTCATGTGCTCCTGTCTCCTCGATCAGTTCATCCAGTTCACCCATCACTTCACCTCTTTAAAAGGACTTGGACCGAGTTGTCTCAACTCTTCTGTAAATGAACGCATCGTCTCAGCGAATTTCGCGCCTTCCGAAGCCGAAATCCATTCGAGCCTCAGTCTTTTCCTGTCGATTCCCAGGAGCTCCAGCAGTTCGCTTGTAATTTTGACTTTTTCTTGGCACTTCTCATTACCAGAAATATAGTGGCAATCCCCGATATGGCAACCAGCAACGAGAACTCCGTCCGCGCCGAGTTCAAACGCCCTAAGGATGAATTGCGGTTCTACCCTCCCAGAACACATAACCCTGATGATCTTTGCATTGGGCGGGTATTGATATCGACTGACGCCTGCGAGGTCTGCGCCTGCATACGAACACCAGTTGCAGCAGAATGCGATGATCTGTGGTTCGAAACTGTTCACACAACCCCCTCCCTCAACGCGGCTTCTACCATCGTCAAAATCTGCTCGTCAGTGAAGTGCTTTGTCGTGATCGCGCCAGTGCAGCAAGCGACAGCACATGCGCCACAGCCTTTGCAGAGTGCGGGGTTGATATAGGCTTTTAAAACGCCCGGTGCAACTTCCCTGACCGTGGCAGCTGAGAACTCGCAAACCTCTTCACATCGACCGCATCCGCGGCATTTCGCCTCATCGACGCAGGAGACCACTGCTTCAGCTTCAAGTTCATCTTTCGAAAGAACTGTTATGGCTCTTGCAGCAGCCCCGCACGCCTGTGAGATGCTTTCCTCAATGAGTTTAGGCCAGTGGGCGAGGCCAGCGAGGAAAACACCCTCTGTTGCGAAATCTACGGGTCGCAGTTTCATATGGGCTTCTAAGAAGTAGCCGTCCTTGGTCAACGGCACCTTGAGCATCTTGGCGAGACGCTCGTTATCGGGATTTGGCCTCACTGCAGCGTTCAGCACAACCAGATCAGGATGGATGACGAAGTCTTCCATCAGGAATTGATCCTTGACGGTCAATTCCAATTGCCCGTTTGTCTCTTTCAAAACTGGTGGATCGTCCTCCCCGTATCGAAGGAAAACAACGCCGAGGCGTGCGGCTTCTGTGTAGTAGGCTTCTTTGAACCCATAAGTTCGGATATCCTTGTATAGGATGTAAACGGTCGTTTCGGGATGCCTCCGTTTGAGTTCGATTGCGTTTGCGATCGATGTAAAACAGCAAATCCTGCTACAATTCGGAAATTCGCGATTTCTTGAGCCGACGCATTGAATAATTGCCACCGTTTTTGCACTAAGATTGTCTTCCTCGAGCATCTTGCCAAATTGAGTCTGCGTCACTACGCGAGACGATACGCCATAAAGATATTCTTCCGGACGGTATTCGACACCTCCCGTTGCAACAATAATGACGCCATGTTCAATCTTCTCGCCACTAGAAAGTGTCGTGGTAAAATTGCCGACATACCCAGAAATGTCTTCCACTGTCGTTGCGAGATGAGTTTTGATGAGAGGATTCTCACTCACTTTCTTAATAATCTCGTTCAATATCTCTCTCGGATCTGAACCCGTAATCAAATATCTGATCCGTCTGAGATTGCCCCCCAATTCTTTTTCCTTCTCTACTATGTGAACGGGGTAGCCCTGTGCCGCGATCTCGAGAGCTGCGGTCATTCCGGCGAGCCCACCTCCGATCACGAGCGCAGCTTTCTTGACTGGGACTTTTTGAGTGGGAAGCGGACTTAAAAGCGCCGCCCTCATAACCGACATTCTTACCAAATCTTTCGCCTTTTTCGTCGCTTTTTCTTTTTCCTTCATATGAACCCATGAACACTGGTCTCGGATGTTCGCCATTTCAAAGAGGTAGGGATTAAGCCCCGCCTCCCTTAGTGTGTTACGGAAGAGCGGTTCATGTGTTCTCGGTGTGCAAGATGCGACAACAACACGGTTGAGTTTGTACTCCTTGATCTTCTCTTTGATTCGCTCCTGCGTATCTGATGAACACGTATAGAGGTTGTCCTCAGCATAAACGACCCCTGGAAGCGTTCTTGCATATGCCGTCACTGCCGGGACGTCTATAATTCCACCGATGTTGATACCGCAGTGGCAAACAAAGACACCGATCCTTGGCTCCTGGCCGGTAACATCAATTTCTTCTGGATACTCTCCCACGCTGACCAGTGTTCCTCGTGCGGTGCTTAATAGTGAACCAACCTTTGCGGCGACCCCACTCCCTTGTGCGACAGTGTCAGGGATATCTTTTGGTGAAGAAAATGTGCCGCAGACAAAAATTCCCGGGACATTTGTCTCGAGTGGAGAAAAGTCCGATGTCCAGCAATAACCGAATTCATTGAGCTTAATTCCGAGTTTCTTGCAAAGACGATGCGCATCATCGGACGGTATCATCCCAACCGACAAGACAACGAGGTCGAAAGTCTCCTCGACAAGCTCATCTTTCAGGTCTTCCGTTTCCCTATAGTACCTGATAATAAGGTTCCCGGTAGCGTGGTCTTCCTCAATTCCGGCAACTCGCGTGTTTCTCGATATCTTGATGCCGTATTCCTCCTCAGCCCTTATTCTGTACTCTTCGAACTCTTTGCCGAAGGCCCTCACGTCCATGAAGAAAATATGGCATCGGATATCTGGCTCGTGCTCTTGTGCAATGATCGCCTCTTTCAGTGCCGCCATACAGCAGATCGATGAGCAATATCCGTGGCCGAGTTGTGCATCGCGCGACCCAACGCATTGAATAAAGGCAATTCTTTTTGGAATATCTCCATCAGATGGTCGGATGATATGGCCTCCAGTTGGGCCCGAGGCACTGAGCATACGCTCAAATTCTGAATTCGTGATCACATTAGGAAAAATCCCGTAACCGTATTCTCTCTTCTTGAAGGCCTTGAACTTATCAAAGCCCATGCTCAAGACGATTGCGCCGACGTCGATCACCCTCGACTCCTCGTCATATGGTTTAAACTCAATCGCCTGCGCGCTACAGACCTTCTGACATTCGCCACATCCGATACACATGCCCTTTTCGATAGTGTAGACAAGGGGAACAGCCTGAGGGAAGGGGACATAGATCGCTTTCCTGGGAGCCAGGTTTTCGTCGAACCAATTTGGTCCTTCGATCGGACAGTGCTCTGCGCAGATCCCACACCCTGTACATTTCTGAGGGTCGATGTATGGGTAATGTTTAGTCACGGTCACTTTGAAGTGGCCTGCTCGCCCCTCAACTTTTGTGATTTCGGCATTGCTGATGATTTCGATATTACGATGCCTACCAGCTGAGACAAGCTTTGGAGCCATAATGCACATCGAACAATCGTTCGTCGGAAAAGTCTTGTCGAGCTGGGCCATTGTTCCACCAATGCTCGGGCTTGAATCCACCAGGTAGACCTTAAATCCTGAATCAGCGAGATCGAGGGCGGCCTGCACACCACCTATGCCACCACCGATGACGAGTGCCGCTCCAACTATTTCCTCTGGCATCAGAAAATCCCTCCCTTAAGCGGCGTCGGGCCAATTTTCCTCAATTCTTCAACCATTTCCCTGCATATCTTCGCGAATTTGTCTGGCTCTGATCCCGCGATCCATTCAAGTCTCAAACGTTTCGGGTCAAGTCCTATCATTGGCATGATATCTTGGAGGAATTCCATTCTATAGGCAGCTTTCTCGTTTCCAGTCACGTAAAAACATCCTCTGGGATGACAGCCTGCGACAAGTACTCCATCTGCGCCATGTCTGAATGCTTGCAATACGAAAACCGGGTCGATCCTTCCAGTGCACATAACTTTGATGATTCTAACATTAGGTGGATACTGCAGTCTAGACGTACCTGCGAGGTCCGCGGCCGCGTATGAACACCAGTTACAGCAGAAAGCGATGATGCGCGGTTCGTATTGCTCTGTCATTTTGTCCCCCCATATTTTGAAATAATCTTATCGGCCTGAACCTCATGTGCTTCAAGACCAAGGTATTGTGGCTCGGCCCCCATGGCGAGTGCGATAAGTTGAGCGACGTGGAAAACAGGTATATGCGTCAACTCAAGTCGTCCCTGCACCGTATCGAGCTGGAGGAGACAATATGGGCAGGGCGTTACAATAAGGTCTGCGCCAACTTCACTGATATTCATTAACTTATCTTTTGAAATTGCAGTTGCTAGATCAACAACATACGATCTGACACCGCCCCCTGCCCCGCAACAGTCAAGTTTGTTTTCGTAATTGACCGATTCAGCGCCTAGCGATTCGACGATCTCATCGACCATTATCGGATTAACAGGGTCTTCGATACACTCTCTTTCCGTTGGACGGAGGTAGTGACACCCATAATGAACAGCGACCTTCAATCCTTTAAGGGGGTTCACGACGGCAGACCTTATTGATTCAAGCCCAATATCATTGTATAAAACATCAATGAAGTGCCTAACCTTGATGGGGTCCAGGACCCTGCGGCCTTCGGGTGTCACTCTCGGAATCCCCGTATACTTCATGAGCACATTCTTGAGAATTCTATTGATCACTCCGAGTTTTTTCGGATCGGACAACTGCTCGGTGGCCATTAAAAAGGATGAAAAACAGCCGTTGCAGAAAGTGACAAGTTCTTGTTTTCGGTCCTGCGCGATGCATAGGTTCCTTGCAGCTATGGCGAGCCACGTCTCTTTGTCAGACGAGTAGAAGATGCCAGGAACAGGGCAGCACGTCGCTTGCGGCATCTCGCTGAAAAGTTGGCTGCACCCTAGCTTTTCGAGGATAATCTTGATCGATCGCTCAATGCCAGGATACCTGTTTGGTATGAGGCACCCGTAGAACAATCCATATTTAGCAACCGTTCTTGCATCCTTCGTATCAATCACCCAGATCGATGCCAATGAGCTTGTCGTAACCAGTTGCTTTCATAATCGTTTTGAGGTCCATGATCGCTTTAGACCGGTATCGTTCGTCAAATGGTTTCTCGTTCAATCCAATCTTTTTCCTCAAATTCAAAATCTCATCTGATATTTCGACCGCCTGGCCAAGATTTGCCACATTATTTGATATGGAAACGACGAATGGCGGTGGGCCGAGTTCTCGGACAACGATATGCCTTAGGGCAACAATCAACTCCGCTGGGTTCATGCCAGCGGGGCAGTGTTCATAACAGCGATGACATGTTGCGCAAACCCATGGAGTTGATAAAACCTTCTCCTTTAATCCCATCTGGCACATTTTTATAATATTCCTAATCTTATTTTCTGTTTTCAACGAAACGGGGCAGACACCTGTGCAGTTTCCACACTGAAGGCAAACCTGTACATCGCCACCGCCCATCTCAATAATGGCCTTAATGAAGTCGCGGTTGCATTCCTCGTCGACAATTGGTACTTCCTCCAGCAGTCTTTCTCTTTCACTGGTAATGAATTCTTTTCTTGCCCGACCCATAGCCATATCACTCTGCCTCCAATGCCGCTTTTATTTCGCTAAAGATCTGATCATCAGTGAATTGTCGAGCATGGATCGCCTTTGCAGGGCACGAGACGACGCAAGTTCCGCATCCTTTGCACAGGGCTTCTGTTATCTTCATTTTCACTCCGCTTTCTGTCAAAACAGGAGTTGGGGCGCCATAAGGACATATATCGACGCAGAGCCCGCATCCTATGCATTTATCTGTTTCTATAAATGCGTTCAGCGATTCCGCTTTTGCAACTTTTTTCGAGAGAAGTACGGCCACTTCAAGCGCCGCTGCTCTTGCTTGAGCCATCGACTCCGGAACATCCTTTGGCCCCTGTGCGCAACCGCAGACAAAAATGCCCTCCATTGATGTCTCCACCGGCTTCATCCTTGTATGCGCCTCTTGTATGAATCCATCTGGGCTTGTTCTCAATCGGAGCATTGATGCAAGCTCCTGGGTACCCTCGGACGGGACCAACGATACGGAGAGGACGACGAGGTCATACATCCTTTCTGTAATTTTGTTGAGGAGGGTTTCTTCAGCTCTTACAATGAGATTCTTCGTTTCCTTGTCTTCGATGATTCTGGCAGGCCTGCCACGTGTATACTCAACCCCATAATCTTCTCTTGTTCTGTGGAAAAACTCTTCCACACCCTTTCCCACGGCCCTTATATCGATGTAATACACTGTGATGTCAGTGTCCGGGTGAACTTCTTTGATCGCCTGGGCATTTTTCATCGTATACATGCAGCAGACTTTAGAACAATACCCTGCGTTGATCTTCCTGTTCCTCGACCCAACACATTGGATGAATGCGATTTTCTTCGGTATCTTCCCATCAGATGGCCTGATAACGATTCCACCCGTTGGACCTGCTTTATCGAGCATCCGCTCGAGTTCCATGATTGTTATGACATTATCGTATTCATGATATCCGAGATACCCATGAATCCGTGGTTTATATGGTTCGAAGCCAGTCGCGACGATGATAGCACCTACCTCGAGATTGATTTCTTGCTCTCGATCTTCAAAATTCGGTGCTTCAAACTCGCAAGCTTCGACGCATGCTGAACATTCCTGACCATTTAAACGAAGGCATGCCTCCTTATCGATCACGTATTTCCTTGGAATTGCCTGCTGGTAAGGCATAAAAATCGCTTTTCTTTCTGAAAGTCCGTAATCATATTCGTTCTTCTTGACAACTGGGCAAACGACAGCACAATTGCCACATCCCACGCACTTTTTTTCATCCACAAACCGTGGTTTTTTCAGGACTTTGACTTTGAAGTTTCCAACATGTCCTATGATCTCTTTAACCTCGGATAGCAAAAGGATATTGATATTTGGATGTGTAATGACATCATTCAACTTCGGCATGATCGTGCAGCCCGAACAATCGCACGCTGGAAAAGTTCCAAATCTAAAGTTGAGCGACTGAGGTTTTCCTGGCGCCTCGTGACACCACAGCAGGCAGGTAAACATGGTCGCCATGTTTCCCCCGAGCATCGGTTTCTTCTCGACGAGATGCACCTTAAAACCCAGTTCCGCAAGTTTGTATGCCGCTTCAACACCAGCAACTCCTCCCCCGATGACGAGCACCTCTTGTTTCAACTCAACGTCGACGCCCTCTGCGGGTACCAGTGTTTTCGCTCGGCTCACGCCCATCTTAACGAGATTCTTTGCTTTTTCCGTCGCTTTGAATGGCTCGTTTGCATGAACCCATGAACATTGTTCTCGAATATTTGCAACATGCAACATGTTTCTGTTTAATCCAGCTTTCTCAATATTATCTCGAAAAATCTTCTCACATATTCTCGGCGTACAAGCTGCGACAACCAC
Above is a window of Methanomassiliicoccales archaeon DNA encoding:
- a CDS encoding CoB--CoM heterodisulfide reductase iron-sulfur subunit A family protein; the protein is MERAVLVIGGGVAGIQASLDLADKGVIVHLVEKEPSIGGRMAQLDKTFPTNDCSICILAPKMADCYGHPNINVLTYSEVVGLEGSKGHFRVKVLKKARYVDEDKCTGCGECFQKCPTKDIPNEFEMGLTTRRAIYMPFLQAVPRVATIDRNHCKYLTEGKCGVCKKVCKRDAIDYDMKDQLIELEVGAIIVATGFDVWDPKIASEYGYGRFPNVFTAMEYERMINAAGPTGGHIKRRSDGKGPKKIAFIQCVGSRNVQLNHPYCCAVCCMHSTKEAMLAKEHDEEIKATIFYKDMRSCAKGFYEYVVRAKTDYGVEYINSDGTVQEETENHDPIVSYDVAGRPERRAFDMVVLATTLVPRPGTAELAKVLGLTLDEFGFIKSKDRILAPVETNVPGIFIAGYCAGPADIPESVAQGSAAAAKAAEVLLESRVFA
- a CDS encoding (Fe-S)-binding protein, giving the protein MGELDELIEETGAHDCVECGKCTSVCPVARINPKFAPRLIVLRALEGVSDSLSRDRDIWSCITCEMCNDMCPYEVNYSGFILGLRTRAMKAGNLPDCSQSGAVHTYQRLMARGNRQNRLKWVTPEMKIKEKGDVFYFTGCAVHLGTLFSDKAGELRNTPGSYVRMLNAAGIEPVVSNDEVCCGHDLLWAGDEDTMLKLMDKNVEVIRNSGAKTVVFSCPECLRTFEIDYQDFLGDFDFELVHVSEYLLDLIDNGKLNFDPKGEKVTYQDSCRLGRHLGIYDPPRELISALGMELIEMQNNREKAGCCGVNAFANCGEVSQKLQLDRLLEAAATGADTMLTFCPKCVIHFNCLLKSPKLPVPHEKVKILVREFGNVLAEQLQRGGDR
- a CDS encoding hydrogenase iron-sulfur subunit, translated to MNSFEPQIIAFCCNWCSYAGADLAGVSRYQYPPNAKIIRVMCSGRVEPQFILRAFELGADGVLVAGCHIGDCHYISGNEKCQEKVKITSELLELLGIDRKRLRLEWISASEGAKFAETMRSFTEELRQLGPSPFKEVK
- a CDS encoding CoB--CoM heterodisulfide reductase iron-sulfur subunit A family protein, coding for MPEEIVGAALVIGGGIGGVQAALDLADSGFKVYLVDSSPSIGGTMAQLDKTFPTNDCSMCIMAPKLVSAGRHRNIEIISNAEITKVEGRAGHFKVTVTKHYPYIDPQKCTGCGICAEHCPIEGPNWFDENLAPRKAIYVPFPQAVPLVYTIEKGMCIGCGECQKVCSAQAIEFKPYDEESRVIDVGAIVLSMGFDKFKAFKKREYGYGIFPNVITNSEFERMLSASGPTGGHIIRPSDGDIPKRIAFIQCVGSRDAQLGHGYCSSICCMAALKEAIIAQEHEPDIRCHIFFMDVRAFGKEFEEYRIRAEEEYGIKISRNTRVAGIEEDHATGNLIIRYYRETEDLKDELVEETFDLVVLSVGMIPSDDAHRLCKKLGIKLNEFGYCWTSDFSPLETNVPGIFVCGTFSSPKDIPDTVAQGSGVAAKVGSLLSTARGTLVSVGEYPEEIDVTGQEPRIGVFVCHCGINIGGIIDVPAVTAYARTLPGVVYAEDNLYTCSSDTQERIKEKIKEYKLNRVVVASCTPRTHEPLFRNTLREAGLNPYLFEMANIRDQCSWVHMKEKEKATKKAKDLVRMSVMRAALLSPLPTQKVPVKKAALVIGGGLAGMTAALEIAAQGYPVHIVEKEKELGGNLRRIRYLITGSDPREILNEIIKKVSENPLIKTHLATTVEDISGYVGNFTTTLSSGEKIEHGVIIVATGGVEYRPEEYLYGVSSRVVTQTQFGKMLEEDNLSAKTVAIIQCVGSRNREFPNCSRICCFTSIANAIELKRRHPETTVYILYKDIRTYGFKEAYYTEAARLGVVFLRYGEDDPPVLKETNGQLELTVKDQFLMEDFVIHPDLVVLNAAVRPNPDNERLAKMLKVPLTKDGYFLEAHMKLRPVDFATEGVFLAGLAHWPKLIEESISQACGAAARAITVLSKDELEAEAVVSCVDEAKCRGCGRCEEVCEFSAATVREVAPGVLKAYINPALCKGCGACAVACCTGAITTKHFTDEQILTMVEAALREGVV
- a CDS encoding hydrogenase iron-sulfur subunit, which produces MTEQYEPRIIAFCCNWCSYAAADLAGTSRLQYPPNVRIIKVMCTGRIDPVFVLQAFRHGADGVLVAGCHPRGCFYVTGNEKAAYRMEFLQDIMPMIGLDPKRLRLEWIAGSEPDKFAKICREMVEELRKIGPTPLKGGIF
- a CDS encoding heterodisulfide reductase-related iron-sulfur binding cluster, translated to MASIWVIDTKDARTVAKYGLFYGCLIPNRYPGIERSIKIILEKLGCSQLFSEMPQATCCPVPGIFYSSDKETWLAIAARNLCIAQDRKQELVTFCNGCFSSFLMATEQLSDPKKLGVINRILKNVLMKYTGIPRVTPEGRRVLDPIKVRHFIDVLYNDIGLESIRSAVVNPLKGLKVAVHYGCHYLRPTERECIEDPVNPIMVDEIVESLGAESVNYENKLDCCGAGGGVRSYVVDLATAISKDKLMNISEVGADLIVTPCPYCLLQLDTVQGRLELTHIPVFHVAQLIALAMGAEPQYLGLEAHEVQADKIISKYGGTK
- a CDS encoding 4Fe-4S dicluster domain-containing protein, encoding MAMGRARKEFITSERERLLEEVPIVDEECNRDFIKAIIEMGGGDVQVCLQCGNCTGVCPVSLKTENKIRNIIKMCQMGLKEKVLSTPWVCATCHRCYEHCPAGMNPAELIVALRHIVVRELGPPPFVVSISNNVANLGQAVEISDEILNLRKKIGLNEKPFDERYRSKAIMDLKTIMKATGYDKLIGIDLGD
- a CDS encoding CoB--CoM heterodisulfide reductase iron-sulfur subunit A family protein, whose amino-acid sequence is MNLQTGAKVGVFICKCGANINSVVDCENVKSYASQLPGVTLSICNDYLCSPDGLMQMREEIRKSNITSVVVAACTPRICEKIFRDNIEKAGLNRNMLHVANIREQCSWVHANEPFKATEKAKNLVKMGVSRAKTLVPAEGVDVELKQEVLVIGGGVAGVEAAYKLAELGFKVHLVEKKPMLGGNMATMFTCLLWCHEAPGKPQSLNFRFGTFPACDCSGCTIMPKLNDVITHPNINILLLSEVKEIIGHVGNFKVKVLKKPRFVDEKKCVGCGNCAVVCPVVKKNEYDYGLSERKAIFMPYQQAIPRKYVIDKEACLRLNGQECSACVEACEFEAPNFEDREQEINLEVGAIIVATGFEPYKPRIHGYLGYHEYDNVITIMELERMLDKAGPTGGIVIRPSDGKIPKKIAFIQCVGSRNRKINAGYCSKVCCMYTMKNAQAIKEVHPDTDITVYYIDIRAVGKGVEEFFHRTREDYGVEYTRGRPARIIEDKETKNLIVRAEETLLNKITERMYDLVVLSVSLVPSEGTQELASMLRLRTSPDGFIQEAHTRMKPVETSMEGIFVCGCAQGPKDVPESMAQARAAALEVAVLLSKKVAKAESLNAFIETDKCIGCGLCVDICPYGAPTPVLTESGVKMKITEALCKGCGTCVVSCPAKAIHARQFTDDQIFSEIKAALEAE